CCTACGCCGACAAGATCAACCGCGTCGGGATTCGCGTGCAGGACCTGTACGACGAGTCGATCCTGACCCAGAAGGTCGAAGCCGCCCTCGACGTCAAGAACCAGATACTCACCAAGCTGTACAACCGGCGCGCGATCGCCGTCGACCAGGTGGTCGAGGAGCTGCTGGGCTACGCCGCGAAGATCGAGCCGTACGTCGCCGACACGGTGCTCGTGCTCAATCAGGCGCTGGAGCAGGACAAGGTCGTCCTCTTCGAGGGCGGCCAGGGCACGCTCCTCGACATCGACCACGGCACGTATCCCTTCGTGACGTCCAGCAACCCCACGGCGGGCGGTGCGTGCACCGGCGCGGGCGTCGGCCCGACGAAGATCAGCCGGGTCATCGGCATCCTGAAGGCGTACACGACCCGTGTCGGCGCGGGTCCGTTCCCGACGGAGCTCTTCGACGAGGACGGCGAGGCGCTGCGGAGGATCGGTGGCGAGCGGGGTGTCACCACCGGCCGTGACCGTCGCTGCGGCTGGTTCGACGCGGTGATCGCCCGTTACGCCACCCGCGTCAACGGCCTCACCGACTTCTTCCTCACCAAGCTCGACGTCCTCACCGGCTGGGAGGAGATCCCGGTCTGCGTGGCCTACGAGATCGACGGCAAGCGCGTCGAGGAGCTCCCGTACTCGCAGAGCGACTTCCACCACGCGAAGCCGGTCTACGAGACCCTCCCGGGCTGGTCGGAGGACATCACGAAGGCGAAGACCTTCGCCGACCTGCCGAAGAACGCCCAGGACTACGTCAAGGCGCTGGAGGAGATGTCCGGCGCTCCGATCTCCGCGATCGGTGTCGGTCCGGGGCGGGACGAGACGATCGAGATCAACTCGTTCGTCTAGGGACAGGCCGGGTCAGCGACTCGTTCGTCCCGTCGCGGACAACTTCATGACATGCCTGTGCCCCTGGCCGCCGACATCGGCCAGGGACACAGGTGTCTCTACGGGGCTAGCGTGACGTCAGCCTCCACAGGTGGTCCGCGGTGCCGTTGTCGCTCCACTGGAGGACCTGGGCGCCGGGGGAGGTGCTCATCTGGTCCACGCCCAGCAGCAGCCCGCTGTTGTAGTTGGCGATCTTGTAGAAGCCGTCGCGGGCCGGGATCAGTTGCCAGACGTGGTCGGCGGTGCCGTTGTCGCCCCAGATCAGGGCCTTGGCGCCGTCGGCCGTACTCATGGTGTCGGACAGGGGGCTTCAGGAGGTGGGCAGCCAGACGCGCATGCTGCCGTTCTCGCGGTTGGCCCACGCGTAGTAGGGGATGGCGGTCAGCTCGACGAGTTCGCCGTCCTGTCGGCGGGGGCTTGCGTCGTCGGCGGGGCCGTACGGCCACCAGCCCGCGTCCGGGACGCCCCGCCGCCTGCCCGCCGCCACGACCGTGGTGACGCCGCCCAGCAGGTCCGGGCGGTGCTTCACGGCGAGCGGGCGGGTGGTGTCGATCACGATGTCGTCCAGGCCGCCGCCGGGGTGGTCGGCCCCTTCCAGGCAGTGGACGAGGGGCCCGCGTTCGATGGCCACGCAGCCGCGTACGGCGTCCACGCGGGGATCGGCGGTGGTGAGGCGGGGTTCGAGGGCGAGCTCCAGGACGACCTTGTCTCCGGGGGCCCAGGTGCGGTGCAGGCGCAGCCAGCCGTCGGCGACGGGACCGTCGTACGTCTCCTCCCCGCACCGCACCCGGAACTCCCGGCACCACTGCGGGATGCGCAGGGAGAGCGTCCAGGGGCGGTCGGTCGGGGTGTCCTCGACGGTGAGGGCGATGGTGCCGTGCCAGGGGTAGTCGGTCTCGGCACCGATGACGGCGAGGTCGCTTTCGTACCGGCCGGTGACGTACTGGTGGATCTGCAGTCCGTCGTCGTCGCTGCTCGCCAGGTAGTGCTCCAGGGAGGCCAGCAGCCGCATGACGTTCGGCGGGCAGCAGGCGCAGCGGAACCAGCGGGTGCGGCGGGCCGACTTGTCGCCGCCGGGGTCGGTGTGCCCGTCGCGGATCTGGAGCGGGTTGACGTACAGCCAGCGCTCGCCGTCCAGCGACACCCCGGCCAGGAAACCGTTGTAGAGGGTGCGCTCGATCAGGTCGGAGTAGCGGGCCTCGCCGGTGAGCAGGGCCATGCGCCAGCTCCACTGGACGGAGGCGATGGCGGCACAGGTCTCGCAGTAGGCGCGTTCGTTGGGCAGCTCGTACGGGTCGCCGAAGTCCTCCCCGGAGTGGTGGGCGCCGAGCCCGCCGGTGAGGTGGGTCTTCGTGGTGGCCATGGCGTGCCACAACCGTTCGGCAGCGGCCCGGAGTTCCTCGTCCCCGGTCTCGGTGGCGAGATCGGCGGCCGCGGCCAGCAGGTACAGCTGTCGTACGGCGTGACCCTCGACGTTCGTGGCCTCGCGGACGGGGACGCGGTCCTGGCAGTAGGCCTCGCCGCCGAGCAGTCCGTGGCCGTGCCGGTCGACGAAGTAGGCGGCGAGGTCGAGGTAGCGGCGCTCGCCGGTCTCGCGGTGGAGCTCGACGAGGGCGGTCTCGATCTCGGGGTGCCCGTCGATGCCGTCGATGGGTTTCCCACTCCCGGGCGGACCGAAGACGGAATCGACATGATCGGCGAACTTCCGGGCCACATCGAGGAGTTCGGGCCGTCCCGTGGCCCGGTGATGTGCCACGGCGGCCTGGATCAGATGCCCCGCGCAGTACAGCTCGTGCCCCCACCGCAGGTCCTGGTACCGCTCGCCGCCCTTGACCACCTGGAACCAGGTGTTGAGGTAGCCGTCGGGCTGCTGGGCCTCGGCGACGAGGGCGATGAGCCGGTCGACGTGGGCGCGGAGGTCCCCGGCGGGCTCCTGGGCGAGCTGCCAGGAGGCGGCCTCCAGCCACTTGTAGACGTCGGTGTCCACGAAGGGGTACGCGCCCTGGAACTCACCCTCGGCCGTGCCCGCCGCGAGCCGCAGGTTGTGCAGATTGCCCGCGGACTCCAGCAGTTCGGGGCCCTGCGGGAGGGAGGTACGTGTGTTGACCTCGCGGCGGGTGTGCCAGAAGCCCGCGGTGATGCCGGCGGTGGCCGGCCGCAGCGCGGCGCGGGCGTCCGGGCCGAGACGGACCGGGCCCGTCGGGGGCAGGGCGGAGTGTGTGCGGGGCATGGTTCTCCGAGGGCCTTGGGATGCACTGGGATGCACTGAGCTGGAAGGGGCTGGAACGAGCTGGAAGGGGCTGGAAGGGGCTGGAACGGCTTTTGAGCAACCGTTTTCCTGACGAGAAAGTAGAGGGCAACGGCCAAGTCAGGTCAAGGGCTGCGACAGCATATTTTTCTGATTTCTCACTGACTGGCGCTCGCCCCCGGCGGGTGCCACGATGTTGGGCACTCCTGCCGAGAAGGAAAAGGTTTGCTCGTGACGTCAGCCGCAGCTGCTCCAGGCTCTCCAGGCTCTTCCCCCGCCGGCCGGGCCCGTCTCGCCGACGTCGCCGCGCTCGCGGGCGTCAGCGTGGGCACGGCCTCGAAGGCGCTCAACGGCGGCGGACGGATGCGCCCGGAAACCCGTCAGCGGGTGCTGGACGCCGTGGCGACGCTCGGCTTCCGCCCCAACCAGCACGCCCAGAGCCTGCACACCGGCCGCAGTTGGACGGTCGGCCTGATGACGACGGACGGCATCGGACGCTTCAGCACCCCGGTGCTCCTCGGCGCCGAGGACGCGCTCGGCGCCGGCAAGATCTCGGTCCTGCTGTGCGACACGCGCGGCGACGCGATCCGGGAACAGCACCACCTGCGCAACCTCATCGACCGCCGCGTGGACGGCATCATCGTCACCGGTCGCCGCACGGACCCGCGCTCGCCGCTGACCGGCATCAGCGGCCTGGAGGCGATCCCGGTCGTCTACGCGCTCTCCCCCTCCACGGACCTGGCCGACACGTCCGTGGTCTCCGACGACCGGGGCGGCGCCCAACTGGCCGTCGAACACCTCCTGTCCGCCGGCCGCACCCGCTTCGCCCACGTCACCGGCCCCGAACACCACGCCGCCGCCCGCGACCGGGCCCGCCATGGGGTGGAGCACCTGGAAGGCGCGGGGTTCGGTTTGTCCACCGGCCGGGTCCACTTCGGCGAGTGGAGCGAGGCCTGGGGCCGCCGCGCCGCCGACGCGGTCCTGCGTACGGCCCCGGACACGGACGCGTTCTTCTGCGGCAACGACCAGATAGCCCGAGGCGTCGCGGACACACTCCGCGAGCGCGGCGTGAACGTCCCCGGCGACATCGCGATCGTCGGCTACGACAACTGGGACACCATGGCCCTGGCCTCCCGCCCACCCCTCACCACAATCGACATGAGCCTCGCGGAGATCGGCCGCATCGCGGCACTACGGCTCCTGGAAGCGATCGACGCGGAGGGCCCGGCGCCGGGGATGCATACGGTGCCGTGTCGGTTGGTGGTGCGGGAGTCGACGTGAGGGTGGGGGCAGCTTAGGGGGTTGCTCGGGGTTTGGCTCAGGGGGTGGCTTCAGCGGGCGCCTGCTGATGACGTGACCGTTGGCCACTCGCTTCTCGGCCAGTGTCGTGCTTCCGCGACCCGAGTAAAGGGCGCTCCGCGTCGCCTTCGGCGATCGGCCTACGGCCGACCCTTGACTCGGCTCGCTCCAGCACGGGTGAGAAGCGAGCGAGCGGCCCGGAGGAGAGCGGGGGGCCAGGTGGGTGGGCCCTTCGGGTCGGTTGGGGGGGGTGGGCCGGGGTTCGGGGGCGCGATCGCGCCTCGCCAGCACGCCGGGTGGGCTCAGCGGCGAACGGTGAGTGGGCGGCTGGTGGGGGCGCACCGGCCGGGCGGGGGCACGCCGGGCCGGCTTAGCGGCGTGCGGTGGGTGGGTGGTGGCGGTGCGCGCTGGCCGGGTGGGGTACGCCGGGTGGGCTTAGCGGCGTATGGCCGGTGGGCGGCTGGGGGGCGCGTCGGTTGGGTGGTGGCACGCCGGGCGGGCTCAGCGGATGGCGGCCGGTGGGTGGCTGTGGGGGGCACCTGCCAGGTGGGGGCACGCCGGGTCGGCTTGGCGACTGATGGCCGGTGGGTGAAGGGAGGCGCCAGCGAGTGGCGGTACGCCTGGGCGCGGCGATCGCGGCGATCGCGACGAGGGCTCAGCGGATGGCGGCCCAGTGGACGATGCGAGAGTGCGCACCAGCGGGACCGACTGACCCCTCCGGCCCGACTCGGCGGCTACGACAGGTCGCACCGTCGGATATCTCGGGCACGGATCCAGTAATTGGCAGATCTGTTCCACCCCCACGGTCACCTGAGCTGGGGTTTTCCCTCGCAGGGGTGGAACAGATCTGCCAATTACTCCTCGAGCCACCCTCGCGGGCCGCCATCGGCTGGGCCGGCCCGGCGTGACGCCACCCGGCCGACGCGCCGCCAGCCGTCCACCGGCCGTACGCCGCTGAGCCCGCCCGGCGTGCCACCACCCAGCCGCCCACTCACCGTTCGCCGCTAAGCCGGCCCGGCGTGCCACCACCCAGCCAGCGCGCACCGCTACCGCCCACTCACCGTTCGCCGCTGAGCCCACCCGGCGTGCTGGCGAGGCGCGATCGCGCCCCCGAATGCCGGCCCGCCCCTCAACCGACCCGAGGGCCCACCCACCTGGCCCCCCGCTCTCCTCCGGGCCGCTCGCTCGCTTCTCACCCGTGCTGGAGCGAGGCGAGTCAAGGGTGGCCCGAAGGGCCATCGGCGCAGCCGACGCGGAGCGACAGCGGAGCGCCCTTTACTCGGGTCGTGGAAGCACGACACTGGCCGAGAAGCGAGTGGCCAACGGTCACTTCGTGGCGTACGTGAGGGCCGGGGCGGCATGTGAGGCGAACTCTGCAGCGCCCCGGTCCTCAACGGTTCTCAACGGCCTCACCTGGCCGCTGACTTGGCGTTACGCCCCACGAACCCGGACCACCGCGTCGCGCGCTTCCGCTGCGTGCCGCCCTTCACTCGACGGAGTGAAGAACGTGAACTTCCGCCTGGGAAACCCCGGTTCCGGCTTGCGTTCGTCGCTCTGTGTGCCCATAGGGTCACGCCAGCACAGAAACGCCCCCGCGGTGCGCCAACACCCGGGGGCTCGACACCAGGGGCGGCAGCCCCACCAGGAAGGCTGGCGCTCCCAATGCGCATTCATCGTACGACGCCCACGCGCTCCTCTTCCGTCTTCTCCAACGCTCTCCTCCGCGACCGGAGCATCTCCTGGTGTGCGGTCGGCGTACTGACGTACCTATTGAGCCTCCCGAACGAGGCCCTCGTCACCATCCGCCCGCTCGCGGACCGGCGCAAGGAGGGGCGGGCCCGGATCGCCGCCGCCCTGCATGAGCTGGAGGAATCCCGGTATCTGCAGCGGGTTGTGCACAAGATCCGGAAGAGACGGGCCAACTCTTCACCGTCTACGAGGTGTTCGACACTCTGTACGAGGACGAGCCACCGACGGGTGATTCTCAAGAGGCCCGGAACCTGGCCTCCGGCGAGTCGGAGATCGCCTCGCCGGGCGATCTCCCTTCGGGAGAAATGACCGGGGAGCAGGGACCTCCCTCCGGCGCCGCCGAGGCGTTGCGGCTCGCGCCGCTGGTGGAGGAGTGGTGGGAGGCGGGCGCCGGCAGCGCCCAGATCCGGGCGGCCCTGACCGACGGGCTGCCGCGCCGCCTGTACTCGGCCGCCGCCATCGTCGAGAACCGTCTGCAACGCAAGCGCCCTTCCGGGGCGGGGGCGCCCGAGCCGGTCACGACCGTCGAGGCCGAGCTCCGCAGGCCCGGCGCCGCCGCGTACCGCGAGGCCGCGTGGCGGGCGGCGGGTGGCGGGATCGCCCGTGCGCTGCCGAGGGGGCAGGCGGCGCCCGCGTAGGCCCGCCCGTGATGACCCGCGAAGACTCCCGGCCGCACACCCGTGTCGTCGGGTCAACCCAACCGAGAGGAACGCGATGACCGCATTGCTCGAACGGGCCGAGACGGTATACCGCAGGTATACTGCCGTCATGGCTGACACCACCGTCAAGGTCGACCCCGCTGTCCGTGACCGCCTCATGGTGCTCGCCCGCGAGCGCGGCATGACCATGCGTGATCTGATCGCCGAGCTGGCCGGAGCCACGCCCACGCAGGAGGAGTTGCGGAAGCGGTACGAGGAGACCAAGGCGTACTGCGAGACGCACTTCGGTGTGACGCTCACGGACGAGGACCACGACAGGGTGGAGAAGGTCTGGCAGGACCTTGAGGCCGGTCGGCCCGTGGACAGCCTGTGAGTGCGGCACGGCCGGGGTCGACCGGCGTCGTGTTCGACGAGTCCGCCCTGCTGGCTCTGGGGTCGGGGAACTCGCTCGCCTCGCAGTTCGTCGCGAACACCGAGCACGGGCCGACACGGCACGTCTACGTTCCCGCGCTCTGTCTGGCGGCCGCGGACGGTATGCGTAAGGGCCTCGCAGAGCACGTGGGCGCTCTGCCCGCCGTCGAGATCGTCGAGCTGGACTTCGCGGGTGCGTCCACGGTGGGCGCCTTGCTGCGCGACGGCGTGGAGTGGCGACTCGGCCACGCCATCCACCTGTCCCGGCCGACGGTCGACTGGCCGGACGGTCGGCACGTCGTGACCGTCGACCCGGACAGGTACGCCGACATGCCGCTCGTACGCACGATCAGGCTGCCTCACCAGCGCTGACCCGAGTGAGGGCACTCGCCCGGCGGGCGCCCTCCCCGCGTACTGCGGACCCCTCGGCCGAAGGCGTACCCGTCAGCTGAAGATGATCATCGACCCCTGCGCCAGACTCCGCGTAGCCGCCGCATGCAGCCCCAGCCACACGTGCCGCTCGCGGGAGAAGGGGCTGGGGTCGTAGGGAGCGGGTACGGCAGGCTCCTCCAGCTCCGTGGGGCCCAGCGGAGCGTCCGGTGGTGCCGGGGGGTTGGCCGGGTCGATGCCGAGCGAGGGGCCCACGAACTCCAGTTCCCGCAACAGTGTCTGGGACGAGCCCAACGGGCCGCCGCCCGCGAGGAGTTCGTCGTTGGAGAGCGGGTGCGGGAAGTCGACGGGGACGTACGCGCCCGCGTGGTCGTAGTGCCAGACGAGGTGCGACTGCTTGGCCGTCGACTCGAACATCTCCAGCAACTGCTCGTAGTCGCCGCCCAGTTCGTCCACCGGCGTCACCGGCAGCCCGCACACCTGGAGCAGGTAGGCGCGGCGCAGGAAGTGCAGCGCGTCGTAGTCGAAGCCCGCCACCGGGGCGACCTCGCCGGACAGTCCCGGCATGTACTGGTACACCGGCACCGGCGGGAGCCCGGCCTCGGCGAGCACCTTGTTGTACTGCGCGAGTTCCTCGGCGAACGGGTTGTCCGGGGTGTGGCACAACACGTCCACAAGCGGCACCAGCCACAGGTCACAGGCCAAAGGTCAGCTCCTCGGATACTCGCGGCGCGCGGTTGTTGTCACAGGGGTCAGGACAGTGGTCAGAACATGTGGTCAGGACCGGGGTCGGAACATGTGGTCAGGACCAGGGTCGGAACATGCGGTCAGGACAGTGGTCAGAAGATGCGGTCAGGACAGTGGTCAGGGCAGGGTAATCGGTACGGCCATCAGCGCGCTGCGGTCGTGCACAGTGCGCCGCAAGTCGTGCAGGTCCCATACCCGACCGCGTTCCGCTCACCCGGCGGCGAGCCCTTCGATCAGCGCCAGGGCGTGCGCGTTGTACTCGGCGACGATCGACCGGGCGCGCGCGGTGTCGCGGCACGCGAGGGCGTCCACCAGCTCGGTGTACCCGCACCACAGCCGGCCACGCAGTTCGGTCAGCCGGCGCAGGTGCTGCACGGTGCACACCCAGGTCTGCACGCGCAGCCGCTGCAGGAAGTCGGCGAGGTAGGGGTTGCCGAACTGGGTGCTCAGCTCGCGCCAGAAGCGCAGGTCGTAGCCGATCAGGACGGTGAGGTCACCGGCGGCGGCCGCGCGCTGCGCCTCCTCGCCGCGTCGGCGCACTCCCGCGACGGCGTTGGCGGTACGGGGGTCGTCGAGGTCCCGGTAGCCCTTGTGGCCGCTGTCCAGCGCCAGGAACATCCCCTCGATGACCAGGCTGCGGGCGTCGAGCATGCCCCGGAAGTCCTCCACGGAGTACTCGTGCACGCGGAAGCCCCGGTGCTGGTCGGCCTCCAGCAGCCCCTGCGCGGACAGGTCGACCAGCGCCTCGCGCACGGGCGTCGCCGAGACGCCGTACTGCTCGGCGATCTCCTTCACCGTGAACTCCTGCCCCGGTTGCAGCCGCCCGGCCAGCACCTCGTCGCGAAGCGCGTCGGCGATCTGCTGCCGCAGGGTGCTGCGGGTCACAGCGGCGTTGCCGCTGGTGCCGGGCATGGTCGGGGCGTCTCCCTCGTCGCGATCGGGTGGCGTACACGTACGTACACGTATATGTCTACGAGCACGCCACCTTACGCGTTCGAGTCGCCCCGGTACCTGCTACTTACGCCCTCCCTGAATCGGGCGTACCCACCGGCTCGTCCGGCCCCGGCCCCGCGGCCGTCTACTCCGTGTACTCGTCCGCCACCGACAGCGCCGCGTCCAGCGCCGCCAGCCCTTCCTTCAGCTCCGCCTCGCTCACGTTGCACGGCGGCACGACATGCGTCCGGTTCATGTTGATGAACGGCCACAGCCCCTGCTTCTTCGCGGCGGCCCCGAAGGCGGCCATCGCGGCATTCGCGTCACCGGCCGCGTTGTACGGCACCAGCGGCTCCCGCGTCTGCCGGTTCTTCACCAGCTCGACGGCCCAGAACATGCCGACGCCCCGCACCTCGCCCACCGAAGGGTGCCGTTCGGCCAGCTCACGCAGCGCCGGCTCGACGACGGACGCGCCGAGGTTCGCCGCGTTCTCGACGACGCCCTCCTCGGCCATGACGTTGATCGTCGCGACGGCCGCCGCACACGCCAGCGGATGCCCGGAGTACGTCAGCCCGCCCGGGTAGGGCCGCTTGCCGAAGGTCTCCGCGATCGCCGGGGAGATGGCGACACCGCCGAGCGGCACGTACCCGGAGTTCACGCCCTTCGCGAAGGTCATCAGGTCCGGTACGACGTCGAACAGATCCGCCGCGAACCACGTACCGGTCCGTCCGAACCCGGCCATGACCTCGTCCAGGATGAAGACGATCCCGTACTTGTCGCAGATCTCGCGGACCCCGGCGAGGTAACCCGGCGGCGGGATCATGATCCCGGCCGTGCCCGGAATCGTCTCGAGGATGATCGCGGCGATCGTCCCCGGCCCCTCGAAGGCGATCGTCGTCTCCAGGTGCTCAAGGGCTCGCGCGCACTCCTGCTCCTCGGTCTCGGCGTAGAAGCGGGAGCGGTAGAGGAAGGGCGCCCAGAAGTGCACGACACCGGCCGCGGCACCGTCGGAGGCCCAGCGGCGGGGGTCACCGGTGAGGTTGATCGCCTGCTGGGTGCCGCCGTGGTACGAGCGGTACGCCGACAGCACCTTCGGCCGCCCGGTGTGCAGCCGGGCCATCCGTACCGCGTGCTCCACGGCGTCGGCACCGGCGTTGGTGAAGAAGATCTTGTCCAGGTCGCCGGGTGTCCGTTCGGCGATCAGTCGTGCCGCCTCCGACCGGGCCTCGATCGCGAAGGCGGGCGCGAAGGTGGTCAGCGTCGCGGCCTGCTCCTGTATCGCGGCGACGACCTTCGGGTGCTGGTAGCCGATGTTGGTGTAGACGAGCCCGCTGGTGAAGTCGAGGTACCGCTTGCCGTCGTAGTCCCAGAAGTACGACCCCTCGGCGCCTGCGACGGCGAGCGGGTCGATGAGCTCTTGCGCGGACCAGGAGTGGAAGACGTGCGCACGGTCCGCGGCCTTCACGGCGGCGCCGACTTCGGGGTTTGGCTGAGGGGTCATGCGCCCGAGCGTAAATGTCCGGGATGCGGACGCGGTATCGGCGTCCTGTCTGTGGACGGTGGGTTTCCGCGACAGGTTGTCGAAGAGCCCATCAGTTGACAGGGCGCTGTCGAAATGACAGGATGCTGTCATCTAGGGAGATGGTGACAGCCCGAGGAGGCAACCATGAACCGCAAGCCCGTGTATCTCGCCGTCTACGACACGCTCGCCGACTGGGAGACGGGGCACGCGACGGCCTATCTCGCCCGCGCCGGATACGAGATCCGGACGGTCGGCCCGACCCGCGAACCGGTGACCTCCGTCGGCGGCCTGCGCATCCAGCCCGACCTGGCCCTGGACGACGTACGGCCTGAAGACAGCTCCCTGCTGATCCTCCCGGGCGCCGATCTGTGGGACACAGGTGACGACCTGGCCCCCGTCGCCCGCAAGGCCCGCGCCTTCCTGGACGCCGGCGTGCCCGTCGCCGCCATCTGCGGGGCCACCGCCGGGCTCGCGCGCGAGGGCCTGCTCGACGACCGGGACCACACCAGCGCGGTCTCCTTCTACCTGGCCGCGACGGGCTACGGCGGCGGCGAGCGGTACGTCGACGCGGACGCCGTGACCGACCGGGGCCTGATCACCGCCGGACCCACCGAGCCCGTCGCGTTCGCCCGCGAGATCTTCGGTCTCCTCGGGGTGTACGAGGGGGAGGTGCTGGACGCCTGGTACCGGCTGTTCCACGACTCCGACGCGGAGGCGTACGCCGTACTGGAGAAGGCGGGGACGCGGCAGTGAGCCGGGAGCGTCAGGACCTGCTCAGCCGCAGCGCGCTCGGGGTCTTCCGGCTGAACGGCCAGTTCCTGGCCGTGGCGGAGGAGTTGGCGCGCCCGGCCGGTCTGACCGCCGCCTGGTGGCAGGTGCTGGGCGCGGTGCTCGGCGAGCCGCTGCCCGTGTCCGGCATCGCCCGCGCGATGGGCATCACGCGGCAGAGCGTGCAGCGCATAGCCGACCTGCTGGTGGACAAGGGGCTCGCCGAATACCGCCCCAACCCGGCCCACCGCCGCGCGAAGCTCCTGGCGCCGACGGGGGAGGGGCGGGCGGCGGTGTCCCGGATCAACCCCGGGCATGCGGCGTTCGCCGACCGGCTGGTGGAGGCGTACGGGGACGAGGCCGAACTGGCGGACGCCGTACGGGTCCTGGAACGGCTGTCGAAGGTGCTGGACGAGGTGGGTCCGCCTGTTACGGAACCGATCGAGCCCGTTACGGAACCGTAGACGACGCCCAGGTCACCGCGCGGTGGGCCCGCACTATCCTCGGGCTGTTGCTGACGTGTGGGGGGAAGGCGGCGCGGCCATGGAGAAACTGGGGCCGGGGGATCCGCAGCGCATCGGCTCGTACCGGCTGCTGGCGCGGCTCGGGGCGGGCGGGATGGGGCAGGTGTACGTGGCCCGGTCGGACCGGGGGCGTACGGTCGCCGTCAAGCTGGTGCGGGAGGAACTGGCCGCGCAGGACGAGTTCCGGGCGCGGTTCCGGCAGGAGGTGCGGGCCGCGCGGCGGGTCGGCGGGTACTGGACGGCGCCGGTGCTGGACGCGGACACGGAGGCGGCGGTGCCGTGGGTCGCCACGGGGTACGTCGCCGGGCCCAGCCTCCAGCAGGTCGTGGGCCACGACCACGGGGCGCTGCCGGAACGCTCGGTACGCATCCTGGCGGCGGGGCTGGCGCACGCGCTGGGGGACATCCACGCGGCCGGGATCGTCCACCGGGACCTCAAGCCGTCCAACGTGCTGGTGACCATCGACGGCCCCCGGGTCATCGACTTCGGTATCGCGCGGGCGTTGGAGACGGTGACGGACGGCGGCCTCACCCGCACCGGCGCGCTCGTCGGTTCGCCGGGCTTCATGGCGCCGGAACAGGTGCGGGGCGACCGCATCACACCGGCCTGCGACATCTTCTGTCTCGGCTCGGTCCTCGCCTACGCGGCCACCGGCAGACTCCCCTTCGGCACGGCCAACAGCGGCGTCCACGCCCTGATGTTCCGCATCGCCCAAGAGGAACCGGACCTTCAGGGCGTCCCCGAGGGCATCGCCGACCTGGTCCGCGCCTGCCTGAGGAAGGACCCGACGGCAAGACCGTCCCTGCACCACATCCTGGACCGCACGGGTGCGGAGGACACGGTGTCCGGGGGCCGCTCCAGGGAGCCGTGGCTGCCGAGCGCGCTGGTGGCGCAACTGGGGCGGCATGCGGTGCGGTTGCTGGATACGGAGGACCCGGAGGCGGATGGTGCGTCGGGGGCGCCGGACGACGGTGGCGTGCCTGCCGGAGGGCCGGCTCCCGCCGGGCCGGG
The nucleotide sequence above comes from Streptomyces sp. NL15-2K. Encoded proteins:
- a CDS encoding MarR family transcriptional regulator, whose translation is MSRERQDLLSRSALGVFRLNGQFLAVAEELARPAGLTAAWWQVLGAVLGEPLPVSGIARAMGITRQSVQRIADLLVDKGLAEYRPNPAHRRAKLLAPTGEGRAAVSRINPGHAAFADRLVEAYGDEAELADAVRVLERLSKVLDEVGPPVTEPIEPVTEP